In a single window of the Nodularia spumigena CCY9414 genome:
- a CDS encoding glycosyltransferase family 10 domain-containing protein has protein sequence MSIKTIGMISSYPNLNKREDWLWPQTPNYFGIWNNIQMQALLAKPDFLLMYQFEFPKPPQPQPWWEKLGKKPQKLEVNIKSILRDVPPERVIYLLREPPLTEVIDVAKRSYQEAEKYCGYISGPDDFAPTPDYMPAIWYHGNSFRELNEMPPPEKVYPCSWITSGINRTANHRQRLNFLQSLQSHEIKFDLYGRNLPSWSKNSGEVGNKWHGMAPYYYNLAIENYAENDWYVSEKLWDSLLAWCLPIYYGGSAADKLLPPGSFLRLPSLDEKGIAYIQEVTASPDAWYAAKDAIAEARQIILHKLNLLNWLSEFVTKVSG, from the coding sequence ATGAGTATTAAAACGATTGGCATGATCAGCAGCTATCCAAATCTTAATAAAAGAGAAGATTGGCTGTGGCCACAAACGCCAAATTACTTTGGGATTTGGAACAATATACAAATGCAGGCGCTGCTAGCAAAACCCGATTTCCTGCTGATGTATCAGTTCGAGTTTCCCAAACCTCCCCAGCCCCAACCCTGGTGGGAAAAGTTAGGTAAAAAACCGCAAAAATTAGAGGTAAACATCAAATCGATCCTGCGTGATGTTCCGCCAGAACGCGTAATTTATCTTTTGCGGGAACCACCATTAACTGAAGTTATCGACGTTGCTAAACGTAGTTATCAGGAAGCAGAAAAATATTGCGGTTATATTTCTGGCCCTGATGATTTTGCGCCGACTCCTGACTATATGCCTGCAATTTGGTATCATGGTAACTCGTTTCGGGAATTAAATGAAATGCCACCACCCGAAAAAGTTTACCCTTGTAGTTGGATTACTTCTGGTATTAATCGCACAGCCAACCATCGCCAGAGGTTAAACTTTTTACAGTCCCTACAATCTCATGAAATTAAATTTGATTTGTATGGGCGCAATTTGCCTTCATGGTCGAAAAATTCGGGGGAAGTGGGTAACAAATGGCATGGTATGGCTCCTTATTATTACAATCTCGCCATTGAAAATTATGCCGAAAATGATTGGTATGTGAGTGAAAAATTATGGGATTCTTTATTGGCTTGGTGTCTACCAATTTATTATGGTGGTTCTGCTGCTGATAAATTATTACCACCGGGGAGTTTTTTGCGTTTACCAAGTTTGGATGAAAAAGGTATTGCTTACATCCAGGAAGTGACAGCTAGTCCTGATGCTTGGTATGCTGCTAAAGATGCGATCGCAGAAGCTAGACAAATTATTTTACATAAATTAAATCTACTGAACTGGTTATCAGAATTTGTTACTAAAGTTTCTGGCTAA
- a CDS encoding ABC transporter ATP-binding protein, giving the protein MSTRKLLLRFAKPYPGWILLTILLGFSGALFNGVSTALIVPVILKIVGQEVDFTNAPPILKIIINPFDNVPENYRIGVMAGAILLIIILKNIATYASVLTSSSFTRMLTSDIRESGLKLLMEVDIDYYAKMKIGDLINSLGGEIGRTANAVSNIIKLIILVITISVFVIILLSISWELTIAAAFLLSFVTLINQYAIYRSKSFGKQLSEMSKAYSIAVLETLNGIRLVKATGNEAKEYFRIKKLIRDREAADFQSQVNSQAIAPISEVMGIASLLVIIFLSRTFFSDQISTLSAVLLTYLLVLLRLLPLISQLNSLRSSFANSSTSVAIITDFLNRNNKPFMTQGNIPYTTLQEGIHFQSLSFAYPGHQKLVLKDVDLFLPCGATLALVGGSGAGKSTLADLLPRFYDPVSGSITIDGKDLRDFDLISMRKKMGIVSQDTFLFNDTVQNNIAYGRPSATVDEIITAAKRANAYEFISKLPQEFETLIGDRGVMLSGGQRQRLAIARALLQNPEILILDEATSALDTVSERLVQAALDDLSRTRTTLVIAHRLSTVQKADQIAVLEQGRVVEVGTHHELLQRGGYYSRLYSMQFSDRPKISTKSSQSFIRISDELRTRFNSMIGFLNLLIDGMVANPQEQQELITKSYKSTLKTITTVDILEDIIHLQIQEQLLSSPHQNIITKYPTFEQIAEKVRQHLNTIISILSFLDNSLKPIQPGKSKLIIESYHAAKSLIEDLEKFGNQIFKL; this is encoded by the coding sequence ATGTCTACCAGGAAATTACTACTAAGATTTGCTAAACCCTATCCAGGTTGGATTCTGCTAACGATATTATTGGGATTTTCTGGAGCCTTATTTAATGGGGTTAGTACAGCGCTGATTGTGCCAGTAATTTTAAAAATTGTCGGTCAAGAGGTAGATTTTACTAATGCTCCCCCCATTCTGAAAATTATTATAAATCCATTTGATAACGTCCCAGAAAATTACCGTATAGGGGTAATGGCTGGGGCAATTTTGTTGATAATTATTTTAAAAAATATAGCTACTTATGCCAGTGTATTGACATCGAGTTCTTTCACGCGAATGCTGACATCAGATATACGCGAATCTGGATTGAAATTATTAATGGAGGTGGATATAGATTATTATGCCAAGATGAAAATTGGCGATTTAATCAATAGTCTTGGTGGAGAAATTGGTCGGACTGCCAATGCTGTGTCTAATATAATAAAATTAATTATTCTAGTAATTACTATTTCAGTTTTTGTGATCATATTACTGTCAATTTCTTGGGAATTGACAATTGCTGCGGCTTTTTTACTATCTTTTGTGACTCTAATAAATCAGTATGCTATTTACCGTTCTAAAAGCTTTGGTAAGCAACTGAGTGAAATGTCTAAAGCCTATTCAATTGCTGTGCTAGAAACACTGAATGGCATAAGATTGGTGAAAGCGACGGGAAATGAAGCGAAGGAATATTTCAGAATTAAAAAACTCATACGCGATCGCGAAGCAGCCGATTTTCAATCTCAAGTTAATTCGCAAGCGATCGCACCAATCAGTGAGGTAATGGGAATTGCATCTTTACTGGTGATTATATTTTTGAGCCGAACTTTCTTTTCAGACCAAATTTCTACTCTTTCCGCCGTACTATTAACATATTTATTAGTGCTGCTGCGATTATTGCCATTAATTTCTCAGTTAAATAGTCTGCGTAGTAGCTTTGCCAATAGTTCTACAAGTGTAGCCATCATCACTGATTTTTTAAATCGAAATAATAAGCCTTTTATGACTCAGGGGAATATTCCCTACACAACATTACAGGAGGGGATACATTTTCAATCTCTTTCCTTTGCCTACCCTGGTCATCAAAAGCTAGTACTCAAAGATGTAGACTTATTTTTACCCTGTGGTGCGACTTTAGCTTTGGTAGGTGGTTCAGGTGCTGGTAAATCCACCTTGGCGGATCTTTTACCGAGATTTTATGACCCGGTATCTGGCAGTATTACCATCGACGGTAAGGATCTGCGTGACTTTGATCTCATATCTATGCGAAAGAAAATGGGAATTGTCAGTCAAGATACCTTTTTATTCAATGATACAGTACAGAATAACATCGCTTATGGGCGACCGTCAGCTACTGTGGATGAGATTATCACCGCAGCAAAGCGGGCTAATGCTTACGAGTTCATTAGTAAATTACCCCAGGAATTTGAAACCCTGATTGGCGATCGCGGTGTTATGTTATCTGGTGGACAAAGACAAAGATTAGCGATCGCTCGCGCCCTGTTACAAAATCCCGAAATTCTGATTTTAGATGAAGCCACCAGCGCTTTAGATACGGTTTCCGAACGCTTGGTACAAGCTGCACTTGATGATCTCAGTCGCACTCGCACAACCTTAGTAATTGCTCATCGCCTTTCCACAGTGCAGAAAGCTGATCAAATTGCTGTGTTAGAACAAGGACGTGTAGTAGAGGTAGGAACTCATCACGAACTTTTACAAAGGGGTGGTTACTACTCACGTCTGTATTCCATGCAATTTAGCGATCGCCCGAAAATCTCCACCAAAAGCAGCCAAAGCTTCATCCGCATCTCTGACGAATTGCGGACGCGGTTCAACTCAATGATTGGGTTCTTAAACTTATTAATTGATGGTATGGTAGCCAATCCCCAAGAACAGCAAGAATTAATTACAAAATCCTATAAATCAACTCTAAAAACCATCACAACAGTTGATATATTAGAAGATATTATTCACTTACAAATCCAAGAGCAACTACTATCATCCCCGCATCAAAATATCATTACCAAGTATCCAACCTTTGAGCAAATTGCCGAAAAAGTTCGCCAACATCTCAATACAATAATCAGTATCCTGTCCTTTTTAGATAATAGCTTAAAACCAATACAGCCAGGAAAAAGTAAACTGATTATAGAATCATATCATGCTGCTAAATCTTTAATTGAAGATTTAGAAAAATTTGGAAATCAAATATTCAAATTATGA
- a CDS encoding glycosyltransferase family 4 protein, which translates to MKKIKVSLVVSDLSSGGAIRAFLLGQVLEKLNYQVEVIGFLFGKELYAIPPSNMSVISIPGKNYPEFLNSSKKLLNQLDGDIIYAIKPKPTSFGISLIKKISSGRPLILDMDDWELSWYGGDDWKYSPTPKQLYRDIFKKNGALRFPDHPLYVKWIENLVSRANAITIDTQFLQQRFGGVYVPNGKDTAIFDPNNYNSEASREYYGLSGLRILMFPGAPRPHKGVEDVLIALEQLNQPDLRLVIVGGSPYDNYDEQLMEKWGRWIIKLPKCPIEVMPHVLAAAHIIVVPQRDTLTARAQFPLKLSDGMAMAKPVLSTIVGDIPEILGETGYLVKPSCPEQIAEQIQLIFENLELANERGQRARDRCVEKYSIEAMASSLESVISQL; encoded by the coding sequence ATGAAAAAAATCAAGGTTTCATTAGTTGTTAGTGATTTATCTAGTGGAGGTGCAATCAGAGCATTTCTTTTAGGACAAGTTCTAGAAAAGCTGAATTATCAAGTAGAAGTTATAGGCTTTTTATTTGGTAAAGAACTTTATGCAATTCCTCCTTCTAATATGTCTGTGATTTCGATTCCAGGAAAAAATTATCCTGAATTTTTGAATTCATCAAAAAAACTTTTAAACCAACTGGATGGAGATATTATTTATGCAATAAAACCCAAACCTACAAGTTTTGGTATATCTCTAATAAAAAAAATCAGCAGTGGTCGTCCCTTAATTTTAGATATGGATGACTGGGAATTAAGTTGGTATGGTGGCGATGACTGGAAGTATAGTCCAACTCCCAAACAATTATATAGAGATATCTTTAAAAAGAATGGTGCATTGAGATTTCCTGACCATCCGCTTTATGTCAAGTGGATAGAAAATTTAGTATCTCGCGCAAATGCAATCACTATAGATACTCAATTCCTCCAACAGCGCTTTGGCGGTGTTTATGTCCCTAATGGCAAAGATACGGCAATATTTGACCCCAATAATTATAATTCTGAAGCGAGCAGAGAATATTATGGTCTTTCTGGGTTGAGAATTTTGATGTTTCCCGGCGCACCTAGACCACACAAGGGGGTGGAAGATGTTTTAATAGCATTGGAGCAGTTAAATCAGCCAGATTTAAGATTAGTAATTGTGGGTGGTAGTCCTTATGATAATTATGATGAGCAGCTGATGGAAAAGTGGGGACGTTGGATTATTAAGTTACCAAAGTGTCCGATAGAAGTTATGCCTCATGTATTAGCTGCTGCTCATATTATAGTTGTTCCTCAGCGAGATACTTTGACTGCTCGCGCCCAGTTTCCTCTAAAGCTTTCTGATGGAATGGCAATGGCTAAACCTGTATTATCAACGATAGTTGGAGATATTCCCGAAATTTTGGGTGAAACTGGTTATTTAGTTAAACCTAGTTGTCCTGAACAAATTGCGGAACAAATTCAATTAATATTTGAGAATTTGGAGTTAGCAAATGAGCGAGGACAAAGAGCTAGGGACAGATGTGTGGAAAAATATAGTATAGAGGCGATGGCTTCTAGCCTTGAGTCTGTAATTTCCCAGTTATAA
- a CDS encoding glycosyltransferase family 2 protein: protein MAPFVSFILPCFNRAIYLEKCVQSILNQTLTDLECLIIDDGSTDYTRQVADKLIGKDSRVKYFYKDNGGVSSARNFGMNQAEGDWIQCLDPDDWIHEDKTRFQLSYLNNLTEKEVVFYCDYERVHLDEQQNIIKRELKIVSALTREQLINRLLLPDSLANSPFPLLQQCLLMHKSVIHHKRFDENLKALEDRDFVLDLLVADVNFVYTPIVGTFYTKHQTNTTNNWSYLKGCYTKLYENVSRKHLDLLPLCQPGIDYFIKEAIKYKDKNTFDRLLKILKMPFYLLDNQIKINHRILLKIIYITRLFIPNFILYEKFRGPRSKKLMAIFAKMINFAPKSQSN from the coding sequence ATGGCTCCATTCGTTTCGTTCATTCTCCCCTGTTTTAATCGCGCCATCTATCTGGAAAAATGTGTTCAAAGCATTTTAAATCAAACCTTAACAGACCTAGAATGTCTAATTATAGATGATGGTTCAACTGATTATACTCGTCAAGTAGCTGATAAGTTAATCGGTAAAGATTCACGAGTTAAATATTTTTATAAAGATAATGGAGGAGTATCTTCTGCCAGAAATTTTGGCATGAATCAGGCTGAAGGAGATTGGATTCAATGCTTAGATCCTGATGATTGGATTCATGAAGATAAAACTAGATTTCAATTAAGTTATTTAAATAATTTAACAGAAAAGGAAGTTGTATTTTATTGCGATTATGAAAGAGTACATTTAGATGAACAGCAAAATATTATTAAACGAGAATTGAAGATAGTTTCTGCTCTCACACGGGAACAATTAATCAACAGATTGTTGCTTCCTGACTCTTTAGCTAATTCACCATTTCCCTTGCTTCAGCAATGTTTACTCATGCATAAAAGCGTTATTCATCACAAAAGGTTTGATGAAAATCTCAAAGCTCTTGAAGATAGAGATTTTGTATTAGACCTTCTCGTTGCAGATGTAAATTTTGTTTATACACCGATAGTGGGGACATTCTACACCAAACATCAGACTAATACAACTAATAATTGGTCTTACCTCAAAGGTTGTTACACAAAATTATATGAAAATGTCTCTAGAAAACACCTAGATTTACTACCATTATGCCAACCGGGAATTGATTATTTCATTAAAGAAGCAATTAAATACAAAGATAAAAACACTTTTGATAGATTACTGAAAATCTTAAAAATGCCCTTTTACTTATTAGACAACCAAATTAAAATAAACCATCGGATATTACTCAAAATTATTTATATAACCAGGTTATTTATCCCCAACTTTATCCTATATGAAAAATTCCGTGGTCCACGGTCAAAAAAGCTCATGGCTATATTTGCCAAAATGATCAATTTTGCTCCCAAGAGTCAATCAAATTGA
- the gloB gene encoding hydroxyacylglutathione hydrolase, with product MQVIRLEALSDNYIFLLHDEEQNIAAVVDPAEAEPVLKKLAELQAELVAIFNTHHHNDHVGGNKKLIQDFPNLTVYGGAEDRGRIPGQQVFLQQGDRIQFGDRTAEVFFIPGHTRAHIAYYFFPVTSDQTGELFCGDTLFAGGCGRLFEGTPTQMVESLGKLRSLPDHTRVWCAHEYTLKNLQFALTVDSENTELQRRYEEVKNYRSRQEATVPSFLGVEKLTNPFLRWEQPSLQLVTKSSDPIQTFARLRGMKDRF from the coding sequence ATGCAGGTAATTCGTCTGGAAGCGCTCTCAGATAACTACATATTCTTACTACACGATGAGGAACAAAATATTGCTGCTGTTGTTGATCCAGCAGAGGCTGAACCAGTATTAAAGAAGCTTGCAGAACTCCAAGCCGAGTTGGTAGCCATTTTCAACACTCATCACCATAATGATCATGTGGGTGGAAACAAAAAGTTAATCCAAGATTTCCCTAACTTGACAGTTTATGGAGGTGCGGAAGATCGGGGAAGAATTCCGGGACAACAGGTATTTTTGCAACAAGGCGATCGCATTCAATTTGGCGATCGCACCGCCGAAGTTTTCTTCATTCCTGGACACACCCGCGCTCATATCGCTTACTACTTCTTCCCAGTAACATCTGACCAAACCGGAGAGTTATTCTGTGGTGATACCCTGTTTGCTGGCGGTTGTGGTCGCTTATTTGAAGGTACACCGACGCAAATGGTGGAATCTTTGGGTAAACTCCGCTCTCTCCCAGATCATACCCGTGTTTGGTGCGCCCACGAATACACTTTAAAGAATCTGCAATTTGCTCTGACTGTGGATAGCGAGAATACCGAATTACAAAGGCGCTACGAGGAAGTTAAAAACTATCGTAGTCGCCAAGAAGCTACTGTTCCTTCATTCTTGGGTGTGGAAAAGCTCACCAATCCGTTTTTACGTTGGGAACAACCATCATTACAGTTAGTGACCAAAAGTAGTGATCCAATACAAACTTTTGCTCGTTTACGGGGAATGAAAGATAGATTTTAG
- a CDS encoding efflux RND transporter periplasmic adaptor subunit, whose amino-acid sequence MHNSESLESQVSAETEKNAVTDSSQIEQQKQTLKPSQKRSWALILGIVLLIAGGGFGWRWWQNSFAGNAPPGDRAAAGQPMGIPVKLATVETETIEDSSVIGGFLEDPGSVELKPEIDGRINQILFKEGDRVQKGQVIIRLQSADTQARLRQAKASLDRTQARLAELKAGTRPEEIAQAKARLVQAETRLKNAQGGARPEEIAQAEAQIEVAKSDLELAQSRGQRYQQLRTDGAVSQDELEGYLGEQRSAEARLQEAQRRLDQLRKSRSSDIDELAAAVELEKQNLKQLENGSRPEEIAQARSQVMEAAAQVQVAQAQQQYTNVVAPLTGILGNIPAKVGDFVSQGDPLTTLNKNETLELNLSIPFSEVERLRVGLPVQVLDAEGKPAVTGKVSFISPNISVNTQNILAKATFTNARNQILNRLNVQAKVIWEERPGILIPTEAISRMGGQTFVFVAQAPAESKAGMPNLVAQQKPVKLGAIQGNDYQVLEGLEAGDKIVIAGILNLTNGAPIMPAPEEKGQ is encoded by the coding sequence ATGCACAATTCTGAATCCCTTGAATCTCAAGTTTCTGCGGAAACTGAAAAAAATGCTGTGACTGATTCCAGTCAGATTGAACAGCAAAAGCAAACATTGAAACCAAGTCAAAAGCGAAGTTGGGCATTAATTTTGGGCATAGTCCTGTTAATTGCCGGCGGTGGCTTTGGTTGGCGCTGGTGGCAAAATAGCTTTGCGGGTAATGCACCACCAGGCGATAGAGCTGCGGCTGGACAACCAATGGGAATTCCGGTGAAGTTAGCCACAGTAGAGACTGAAACCATAGAAGACAGTTCAGTAATTGGGGGCTTTTTAGAAGATCCTGGCTCAGTAGAACTCAAGCCAGAAATTGACGGGCGGATCAATCAAATTTTATTTAAAGAAGGCGATCGCGTCCAAAAAGGACAAGTTATAATACGCCTGCAAAGTGCCGACACCCAAGCCCGCCTACGACAAGCCAAAGCATCATTAGACCGTACCCAAGCCCGACTAGCAGAACTCAAAGCAGGTACACGTCCCGAAGAAATAGCCCAAGCCAAAGCCAGATTAGTTCAAGCCGAAACTCGCCTAAAAAATGCCCAAGGGGGAGCGCGTCCCGAAGAAATAGCTCAGGCTGAAGCTCAAATTGAGGTAGCTAAATCTGATCTGGAATTAGCACAGTCAAGAGGTCAGCGATACCAACAATTAAGAACAGACGGTGCTGTTTCCCAAGACGAACTAGAAGGATATCTCGGAGAACAAAGAAGTGCTGAAGCTAGGCTACAAGAAGCTCAACGACGGCTCGACCAACTCCGCAAAAGCAGAAGCTCCGATATTGATGAACTAGCTGCGGCTGTAGAACTAGAAAAGCAAAATCTCAAACAACTAGAGAACGGTTCCCGCCCCGAAGAAATCGCCCAAGCCCGTTCTCAAGTGATGGAAGCCGCCGCCCAAGTCCAGGTAGCCCAAGCCCAACAGCAATACACAAATGTTGTCGCGCCTCTAACTGGTATTCTCGGTAATATTCCCGCAAAGGTAGGAGATTTTGTCAGTCAAGGAGACCCACTCACCACACTAAATAAAAATGAGACTTTGGAATTGAATTTATCTATCCCTTTCAGTGAAGTCGAAAGGTTGCGTGTAGGATTACCAGTACAAGTCCTAGATGCTGAAGGCAAACCAGCCGTCACAGGTAAAGTGAGTTTTATCTCGCCTAATATTAGTGTAAATACGCAGAATATTTTAGCAAAAGCCACCTTTACTAATGCCAGAAACCAAATACTCAATCGCCTGAACGTCCAAGCCAAAGTCATCTGGGAGGAACGTCCAGGAATCTTAATTCCCACAGAAGCAATATCTCGCATGGGTGGACAAACTTTTGTATTTGTGGCCCAAGCGCCGGCAGAATCTAAAGCAGGAATGCCAAACCTCGTAGCTCAACAAAAACCCGTTAAATTGGGAGCCATTCAAGGAAACGATTATCAAGTTCTCGAAGGACTCGAAGCTGGTGACAAAATTGTTATTGCTGGCATTCTCAATCTTACCAATGGTGCGCCCATCATGCCTGCACCAGAAGAAAAGGGTCAATAA
- a CDS encoding efflux RND transporter permease subunit, producing the protein MFIDFFIKRPVFSTVCAFIVLLLGLICLPTLPIARFPNIAPTQINVTANFSGASAEDVESGVTNILERQINGIQGIRYITSSSSNDGSTNITATFDSSRNPDIAAVDVQNRVSVAQPQLPESVQRTGVRVSKQSNNILLAIGLFAENNEYDNIFLSNYADLYIADALKRVKGVGDVRIFGERRYAMRLWLDPNRLAGRGLTTADVANALSEQNLQVGAGRIGQEPAPEGQRYQIDVRAVSRLTEPSEFEEIVLRTNDDGTLIKLKDVGRAELGAENYNSFLRYRAKDAVGLGIYQLPGSNALDVARGVREEMARLAPNFPPGLQYEVAFDTTRFVEESMSEVVKTLITAIILVVIVIFVFLQDWRTTLIPALTVPLSLIGTFIFARLFGFSINSLTLFGLTLASGMVVDDAIVVVEQISRFIKDKGMSPRRAASESMAELFGAVIATSLVLMAVFVPVAFFPGTTGALYRQFALTIAFSIVISTFLALTLTPSLCALLLRPGQQTTGWLGRFFDRVNQVLDSVQRSYERSLNFLVRFKNIIIGLFIVSLGMTAWLYITVPTAFLPEEDEGFFITLLQGPQGVSLQYTSDVMAQVEKEILQIPEVVGTFAVGGFSFSGNTANNGIIFTTLKPWAERSRPDQAVQAIIGKLRGKLFAIPEARIFPVNPPPIQGLGNFGGFNFQLQDRRGNSGLDTLVQSMGQLLGRANQTPGLQAVFSTFAAETPQLLVEVDRNRAKALQVSIDDIFRTLQTALGSQYVNDFNLQQRNYRVYVQADQQFRSNPKDIGQLSVRSQTNRMIPLRNLITTTSIVGAQTINHYNLFRSIEINGSAAPGFSSGDAIKAMEQLAQEVLPPIFGYEWSGTALEEIESGGLAPIIFGLGIVFVFLVLAAQYENYIDPLIILLAVPLAIFGALVAQSMRGFANDVYCQIGLVMLIGLASKNAILIVEFANQLREQGLSITKAAVEAAQERLRPILMTAFSTLLGIFPLTIATGAGAGSRQSLGTTVFGGMLIATFLSLFVVPILYIVIKTTTESLFKPNRHQMQLDRETATYSSKHDE; encoded by the coding sequence ATGTTTATTGATTTTTTTATTAAAAGACCAGTCTTTTCTACGGTTTGTGCATTTATTGTGCTGTTGTTGGGATTGATTTGTCTTCCCACATTGCCTATCGCTCGTTTCCCAAATATTGCCCCTACTCAAATCAACGTCACCGCCAACTTTAGCGGCGCTAGTGCTGAGGATGTCGAAAGCGGTGTGACAAACATCTTAGAACGACAAATCAACGGTATTCAAGGTATCCGCTACATTACTTCCAGTAGTAGTAATGATGGTTCTACTAATATTACAGCTACCTTTGATTCATCCCGAAATCCCGATATTGCGGCTGTAGATGTGCAGAACCGGGTTTCCGTTGCCCAACCACAACTGCCAGAATCTGTACAACGCACGGGGGTGAGAGTCTCAAAACAGTCTAATAATATACTCTTAGCCATTGGTTTATTTGCGGAAAATAATGAATACGACAATATATTTTTAAGCAACTATGCCGACCTTTACATAGCAGATGCCTTAAAAAGAGTCAAAGGTGTTGGTGATGTGAGAATCTTTGGCGAACGTCGTTATGCAATGCGTCTCTGGTTAGATCCCAATCGCCTTGCAGGTCGGGGGCTAACGACTGCGGATGTAGCCAATGCCCTATCGGAACAAAATTTGCAGGTTGGTGCAGGCAGAATTGGTCAAGAACCTGCGCCTGAAGGACAAAGATATCAAATTGATGTCCGTGCTGTCAGTAGACTTACCGAACCATCGGAGTTTGAGGAAATTGTCCTGAGAACTAACGATGATGGCACTTTAATCAAGCTCAAAGATGTGGGGAGAGCCGAACTGGGCGCAGAAAATTATAACTCATTTTTGCGATATCGCGCCAAAGATGCGGTAGGTTTGGGTATTTATCAGCTTCCTGGGAGTAATGCCTTAGATGTGGCGCGGGGAGTGAGGGAAGAAATGGCACGACTGGCTCCCAATTTCCCGCCGGGATTGCAGTATGAGGTAGCTTTTGACACGACACGCTTTGTGGAAGAGTCGATGTCAGAAGTAGTCAAGACTCTCATTACCGCAATTATACTGGTTGTAATTGTGATTTTTGTCTTCTTGCAAGATTGGCGCACTACTTTAATTCCCGCCCTGACTGTTCCTTTGTCTCTGATTGGAACATTTATTTTTGCGAGACTTTTTGGCTTTTCTATTAATAGTTTGACTTTATTTGGTCTGACGTTAGCATCTGGGATGGTGGTAGACGACGCGATTGTGGTCGTTGAGCAAATCAGCCGTTTTATTAAAGATAAAGGCATGAGTCCTCGCCGAGCCGCTAGTGAGTCAATGGCGGAATTATTTGGTGCAGTGATTGCGACTTCCTTGGTGCTGATGGCGGTATTTGTTCCCGTGGCGTTTTTTCCGGGAACCACAGGCGCACTTTATCGGCAATTTGCCCTGACTATCGCCTTTTCGATTGTGATTTCTACTTTTTTGGCTTTGACTCTGACACCTTCTTTGTGTGCCTTGCTGCTACGTCCAGGACAGCAAACTACAGGCTGGTTGGGTCGGTTTTTTGATCGAGTTAATCAGGTACTTGATTCGGTACAAAGAAGTTATGAGCGATCGCTTAATTTCCTAGTCCGCTTCAAAAATATTATTATTGGACTATTCATCGTCTCCTTGGGAATGACGGCTTGGTTGTATATTACAGTACCTACAGCCTTTCTCCCAGAAGAAGACGAAGGCTTTTTTATTACCCTGCTCCAAGGACCCCAAGGAGTTTCCCTGCAATATACCAGTGATGTCATGGCACAGGTAGAAAAAGAAATCTTGCAAATTCCTGAAGTAGTGGGAACCTTTGCCGTTGGCGGTTTTAGTTTCAGTGGTAATACTGCCAACAACGGTATTATATTTACCACTTTAAAACCTTGGGCAGAACGTTCACGACCAGACCAAGCAGTACAGGCGATTATTGGTAAGTTACGCGGAAAATTATTCGCCATCCCAGAAGCCAGAATCTTTCCTGTAAATCCACCACCTATTCAGGGCTTAGGTAACTTTGGCGGCTTCAATTTTCAACTGCAAGACCGTAGAGGCAATAGTGGCTTAGACACTTTGGTACAATCAATGGGTCAATTACTTGGTCGCGCCAACCAAACACCAGGATTACAAGCTGTATTTAGTACTTTTGCCGCAGAAACACCACAATTACTAGTAGAAGTAGATCGCAATAGAGCTAAAGCACTACAAGTTTCCATAGATGATATCTTCCGGACTCTCCAAACCGCTTTGGGTTCTCAATATGTAAATGATTTCAACCTCCAGCAGCGTAATTACAGGGTGTACGTCCAAGCAGACCAACAGTTTCGCTCTAACCCCAAAGATATTGGTCAACTATCTGTTCGTTCTCAAACCAATCGCATGATTCCTTTGAGAAACTTAATTACAACTACTTCTATTGTGGGGGCGCAAACAATTAATCACTATAATCTATTTCGCTCCATTGAAATCAATGGTTCTGCTGCTCCCGGCTTTAGTTCTGGAGATGCTATTAAGGCAATGGAACAGTTAGCTCAAGAAGTTTTACCACCTATTTTCGGTTATGAATGGTCAGGAACTGCATTAGAAGAAATAGAATCTGGCGGTTTAGCACCGATTATCTTTGGTTTAGGAATTGTTTTTGTCTTTTTAGTCCTAGCGGCTCAGTATGAGAACTACATAGACCCCTTAATTATCCTCTTAGCAGTGCCTTTAGCAATTTTTGGCGCACTTGTAGCCCAATCAATGCGAGGATTTGCTAATGATGTGTACTGTCAAATCGGTCTAGTGATGTTGATTGGTTTGGCTAGTAAGAATGCTATTTTGATTGTAGAATTTGCTAACCAATTGCGGGAGCAAGGGCTTTCCATTACTAAAGCGGCTGTGGAAGCTGCACAAGAGCGTTTACGCCCAATTTTGATGACCGCATTTTCTACACTGCTCGGTATTTTCCCCTTAACAATAGCCACAGGTGCAGGTGCAGGAAGTCGCCAGTCCTTGGGAACAACCGTATTTGGTGGGATGTTAATCGCTACCTTTTTAAGTTTGTTTGTCGTGCCAATTTTGTATATTGTAATTAAAACAACTACAGAAAGCTTATTCAAACCAAATCGCCATCAAATGCAACTAGATAGAGAAACTGCTACATATTCGTCAAAACATGATGAATAA